In the Flagellimonas sp. HMM57 genome, one interval contains:
- a CDS encoding glycoside hydrolase family 3 C-terminal domain-containing protein → MNLTKSLYKLAIVLCIISSCSDAKSKNGTNAKEESNPPNFEQKAKELIAEMTLEEKVSQMNYESPAIERLGIPKYNWWNECLHGVARAGKATVFPQAIGLAATFDKDQMTKISEAISDEARAKHHEFVSRGKRGIYQGLTFWTPNINIFRDPRWGRGMETYGEDPYLAGELAVRFIKGLQGDDPHYLKLVATAKHFAVHSGPEVDRHRFNATPSPQDFLNTYSPHFEKVVKEAGVYSIMCAYNSYHGMPCCGNQELNSLLRDDWGFDGYIVSDCWAIKDFYDKGAHEISADVKEASAVAVKAGTDLNCGDSYPALVEAVKSGLIKEEELDVSLERLLVARLKLGLFAPDDAVKYESIPYDVVDSETHRLLALQTARKSMVLLKNEDNMLPLDKEKVNKIAVIGSNADDLEVLLGNYNGYPTEPVTPLEGIKQKLPNAEVSYAVGCKLAEGLPVFEAIPQSVLFTDNSGKVTGLKGEYFDNISFDGKPKHTRIDKTVDFTWRTTTPFEDMSYDAYSIRWTGILTVEKTGSYALGGEAFSSMKLFLDDKLLMQRQDVHHPKKIYEYVKLEAGKKYKLRFECVQDNTDHSIMRLLWEAPKDNLEEEAITIAKDADAVILCMGISPLLEGEEMKVKVDGFSGGDRVHTKLPKTQAKLIKKIKDLGKPTILVLLNGSALSVNWEKENIPAILEAWYPGQAGGTAIADVIFGDYNPAGRLPVTFYKDINDIPPFSDYDMRGKTYRYFKGSPLYEFGYGLSYSTFEYSNFDVPENLKAGNNITVKVDVKNTGKLDGEEVVQVYVQNPNADVFNPHKTLAAFERIAFKAGEKKTLTFKINSEQLSNVNKEGDKVVTPGQYLISVGGAQPSEHRIEKKSVVVKRINISGNTVKV, encoded by the coding sequence ATGAACCTTACTAAATCCCTATACAAGCTTGCAATTGTTCTATGTATTATTTCCAGCTGTTCGGACGCCAAATCAAAAAATGGAACAAACGCTAAGGAAGAAAGCAATCCTCCCAATTTTGAACAAAAAGCAAAGGAACTGATAGCTGAAATGACCTTAGAAGAAAAGGTATCTCAAATGAATTATGAATCTCCTGCCATTGAGCGGTTGGGAATTCCCAAATACAATTGGTGGAACGAATGCCTTCATGGTGTAGCCAGAGCGGGAAAGGCTACCGTTTTCCCGCAGGCCATTGGGTTGGCAGCTACTTTTGACAAAGATCAAATGACTAAAATTTCCGAAGCTATTTCCGACGAGGCCCGTGCCAAACACCATGAATTTGTATCACGTGGTAAACGGGGAATTTACCAAGGGCTGACTTTTTGGACGCCCAACATCAATATTTTTAGGGATCCGCGTTGGGGGCGTGGTATGGAAACTTATGGCGAAGACCCTTATTTAGCGGGTGAATTGGCCGTTCGTTTCATTAAAGGATTGCAAGGAGATGACCCCCACTATCTAAAGCTTGTCGCAACGGCAAAGCATTTTGCGGTACACAGTGGCCCCGAAGTGGATCGTCATCGGTTTAATGCTACACCCAGTCCGCAAGACTTTTTAAACACGTATAGTCCCCATTTCGAAAAGGTAGTAAAAGAAGCCGGAGTCTATTCCATAATGTGTGCCTACAATAGCTATCATGGAATGCCCTGTTGCGGAAACCAAGAACTGAACAGCTTACTGCGGGATGACTGGGGGTTCGATGGATATATTGTGTCAGATTGTTGGGCCATCAAAGACTTTTATGATAAAGGGGCCCATGAAATCAGTGCCGATGTCAAAGAAGCTTCTGCCGTTGCAGTAAAGGCCGGAACAGATTTAAATTGCGGTGATTCGTATCCTGCTTTGGTCGAAGCCGTAAAAAGCGGGCTCATCAAAGAAGAAGAACTCGATGTTTCTTTAGAGCGATTGCTGGTGGCACGTCTTAAATTGGGATTGTTCGCACCAGATGATGCTGTAAAATATGAAAGCATTCCCTATGATGTAGTGGATTCTGAAACACATAGGCTTCTGGCTTTACAGACCGCCCGTAAATCGATGGTATTGTTAAAAAACGAAGACAACATGCTTCCATTGGATAAGGAAAAAGTAAATAAAATCGCTGTTATTGGTTCAAATGCAGATGATTTGGAAGTGTTGCTAGGCAATTACAATGGCTATCCCACGGAACCTGTCACACCTTTGGAAGGCATCAAACAAAAACTTCCCAATGCCGAAGTATCCTATGCAGTAGGCTGTAAATTGGCTGAGGGCCTTCCGGTATTTGAGGCAATACCACAATCTGTTTTGTTCACGGACAATTCAGGAAAAGTTACAGGATTGAAGGGCGAATACTTTGATAACATTTCCTTTGATGGCAAACCAAAACACACGAGAATTGATAAAACGGTCGATTTTACCTGGAGGACCACCACCCCTTTTGAAGATATGTCCTATGATGCTTATTCCATAAGATGGACGGGCATTCTGACTGTTGAAAAAACAGGCAGTTACGCCTTGGGCGGAGAAGCTTTTTCCTCCATGAAACTTTTTCTTGATGACAAATTGCTGATGCAAAGGCAAGATGTACACCATCCAAAAAAAATCTATGAATATGTGAAATTGGAAGCAGGCAAAAAATATAAACTTCGCTTTGAATGTGTTCAGGATAATACAGATCACTCTATCATGCGCTTGTTATGGGAAGCTCCAAAAGACAATTTGGAAGAGGAAGCCATTACCATAGCTAAAGATGCAGATGCTGTGATCTTATGTATGGGGATCAGTCCTTTGTTAGAAGGTGAGGAAATGAAAGTAAAAGTAGATGGTTTCTCTGGAGGCGACCGTGTACATACCAAATTACCCAAGACCCAGGCCAAATTGATAAAAAAAATAAAGGACTTGGGCAAACCCACTATTTTGGTGTTATTAAATGGCAGCGCACTATCCGTTAATTGGGAAAAAGAAAACATTCCTGCAATTCTAGAAGCATGGTACCCTGGACAAGCAGGTGGTACGGCAATAGCCGATGTGATTTTTGGAGATTATAATCCTGCAGGAAGGTTGCCTGTAACCTTCTATAAAGACATTAACGATATACCCCCATTCAGTGATTATGACATGAGAGGAAAGACCTACCGTTATTTTAAAGGAAGCCCGTTATATGAATTTGGATATGGATTAAGCTATTCTACATTTGAGTATAGCAATTTTGATGTGCCTGAAAACCTTAAAGCTGGCAATAACATCACTGTAAAGGTAGATGTTAAAAATACAGGAAAGTTAGATGGCGAAGAAGTAGTTCAAGTCTATGTTCAAAATCCCAATGCTGATGTATTTAACCCGCACAAAACTTTAGCGGCATTTGAAAGAATTGCATTTAAAGCCGGAGAAAAGAAAACTTTGACCTTCAAAATAAACAGTGAGCAGTTAAGTAATGTAAACAAAGAAGGCGATAAAGTCGTAACTCCAGGGCAATATCTTATTTCAGTGGGTGGGGCACAACCTTCAGAACATAGAATAGAAAAAAAATCCGTTGTTGTTAAAAGAATCAATATCTCTGGTAATACAGTAAAAGTATAA
- the galK gene encoding galactokinase — protein sequence MDHSSKTSVTVKSPGRINLIGEHIDYNDGFVLPAAIDKSMHMTITTNGDKNRCTIKSKGFDSILVVNLENLGKGTEGWHDYILGVIAEIQKLTNKLKGFDCEMHSDIPVGSGVSSSAALECGLAYGLNELFKLGLNKWQLIKIGQNAEHNFVGTQCGIMDQFASVMGKNGHVMLLDCRSLDFEYIPMGIEPYRLLLLNTNVSHNLSTGEYNIRRQQCEKGLGMLVKRFGIDASFRSVTFKMLDEAKNELGELLHKRCSYVVEEIARVLEAVESLKRNDLKAMGKLMYLTHEGLSKKYEVSCPELDFLVELTKNESQILGARMMGGGFGGCTLNLIHKDAIEQFIKKAARAYKDEFSIELSHFQTLPSQGTILLNDTI from the coding sequence ATGGACCATTCCTCAAAGACTTCTGTTACCGTTAAGTCTCCCGGAAGAATCAACCTGATCGGGGAACACATTGATTATAACGATGGTTTTGTATTGCCAGCGGCAATTGACAAGAGCATGCACATGACCATTACGACCAATGGCGATAAAAACCGTTGCACCATTAAAAGCAAGGGATTTGATAGCATTTTAGTGGTCAATCTGGAAAATCTTGGTAAAGGCACGGAAGGATGGCACGATTATATTTTGGGCGTAATCGCCGAAATCCAAAAACTGACCAATAAGCTGAAGGGCTTTGATTGTGAAATGCACAGCGATATTCCCGTGGGTTCTGGAGTAAGCTCTTCTGCTGCCCTTGAATGCGGCCTTGCTTATGGGCTCAATGAGCTTTTTAAACTGGGACTTAATAAATGGCAACTCATTAAAATAGGACAAAACGCAGAGCATAATTTTGTAGGGACCCAATGTGGTATTATGGACCAGTTCGCTTCGGTTATGGGGAAAAATGGACATGTAATGCTCTTAGACTGCCGTTCCCTCGATTTTGAATACATACCCATGGGCATTGAACCATATCGACTGTTACTTCTGAACACCAATGTTTCGCATAACCTGTCCACTGGAGAGTACAATATACGTAGGCAGCAATGCGAAAAAGGACTGGGTATGCTGGTCAAGCGATTTGGTATCGATGCATCCTTTAGAAGCGTAACCTTTAAAATGCTCGATGAGGCAAAAAATGAGCTGGGCGAATTACTTCACAAACGTTGCTCCTATGTTGTTGAAGAAATCGCAAGGGTTTTGGAAGCGGTAGAGTCACTAAAAAGAAATGATCTTAAAGCAATGGGGAAACTCATGTACCTAACCCATGAAGGTTTAAGTAAAAAATATGAAGTAAGTTGCCCAGAATTGGATTTTTTGGTCGAACTTACAAAGAACGAGTCCCAGATTCTGGGAGCACGAATGATGGGTGGAGGTTTTGGTGGTTGTACATTAAATTTGATTCATAAGGATGCTATTGAACAATTTATCAAAAAGGCTGCAAGGGCTTATAAGGATGAGTTCAGTATTGAGCTATCACATTTTCAAACCTTGCCAAGCCAAGGAACCATACTTTTAAACGATACCATATGA
- a CDS encoding LacI family DNA-binding transcriptional regulator: MATIKDIAELANVSVSTVSKALNDSPEIGSQTSAKIKAIARELGYVPNSAAVALKRSATHHIGIIVPEISSEFFSKLVQAIETSASKRGFKSVLCFSKESFMTESQIIQNFCNGSVDGIIISMSKQTQQLRDYKHILSLMDHGIPVVMVDRTCDSIECEKVRINDFGASEHAVEHLIATGCKKPAFISTIPKTNVGKERKKGYRSAIQQKLYENNAKGLVLELNGYRNFEKELDSFIQQNAIDGILAANELAAIKAMNIIKKKGLQIPEDVSVIGFTDGQLSQHSSPSLTSISQNANTMGAIALKRLLFQITRDVPRPNNHIQTVVKHKLILRESTKAIH, translated from the coding sequence ATGGCAACAATCAAAGACATTGCTGAGCTAGCAAATGTTTCGGTATCCACAGTTTCAAAAGCGCTTAACGACAGTCCTGAAATTGGCTCCCAAACATCTGCTAAGATAAAAGCCATAGCACGAGAGTTGGGATATGTTCCCAATAGTGCCGCAGTGGCCCTAAAACGGAGTGCTACCCATCATATCGGTATTATCGTGCCCGAAATCTCAAGTGAGTTTTTCTCTAAATTGGTACAGGCGATAGAAACATCCGCCAGCAAAAGAGGTTTTAAGAGTGTCCTTTGTTTTTCAAAGGAATCGTTCATGACAGAATCTCAAATTATCCAGAACTTCTGCAACGGGAGCGTGGATGGCATCATAATTTCCATGTCCAAACAGACCCAACAACTAAGGGATTACAAGCATATCTTGAGCTTAATGGACCACGGAATCCCTGTTGTGATGGTCGATAGAACATGCGATTCCATTGAATGTGAGAAGGTTCGCATAAACGATTTTGGAGCATCGGAACATGCTGTGGAACATTTAATCGCTACAGGGTGTAAAAAACCCGCATTTATATCAACAATTCCCAAGACGAATGTAGGCAAGGAACGAAAGAAAGGATATAGATCGGCAATTCAGCAAAAACTTTATGAGAACAACGCTAAAGGATTGGTCCTAGAATTGAACGGGTATAGAAATTTTGAGAAAGAATTGGATTCTTTTATTCAACAAAACGCTATTGATGGAATTCTTGCAGCGAATGAGCTCGCAGCTATAAAAGCAATGAACATCATAAAAAAGAAAGGCCTACAAATTCCCGAAGATGTCTCGGTCATAGGCTTTACCGATGGTCAACTATCACAACATTCCAGTCCCTCCCTCACTTCAATAAGTCAAAATGCAAACACTATGGGAGCTATTGCATTAAAACGACTTTTGTTTCAAATAACCCGTGATGTACCTAGGCCGAACAATCATATCCAAACTGTAGTGAAACATAAGTTGATTTTAAGGGAATCTACCAAGGCCATCCATTGA
- a CDS encoding RNA polymerase sigma factor, translating into MDKQHLLIGLKNSEETAFKKLFDIYYPRVKSFLISSNLKNDLDDILQETFISIWKNRTQINLEKSFDSYIFTIAKNYALKNLRKQIISEIRSSEVEIGDTSVPLDSIVDIGIYEEKIRSSVNNLPPRSRAVFQMKRNEGMSTNQIAQKMGIAPKTVENYMNRALTLLKKELEHLAWLILVYFF; encoded by the coding sequence GTGGATAAGCAGCATCTTTTAATAGGGTTGAAAAATTCAGAAGAAACAGCTTTCAAAAAACTGTTCGATATATATTATCCAAGAGTAAAATCTTTTCTTATTTCCTCCAACTTAAAAAATGATCTAGACGATATACTACAAGAAACCTTTATAAGTATTTGGAAAAACAGAACGCAAATTAATCTTGAAAAATCCTTTGATTCCTATATATTCACGATTGCAAAAAACTATGCGCTAAAAAATCTTCGGAAACAAATTATTAGCGAAATAAGGTCTTCCGAGGTTGAAATTGGTGATACTTCTGTTCCGCTCGACAGTATTGTGGACATTGGTATATATGAAGAAAAAATAAGGTCTTCCGTCAATAACTTACCCCCGCGATCAAGAGCGGTTTTTCAAATGAAACGCAATGAAGGGATGTCCACTAATCAAATCGCGCAGAAAATGGGCATTGCTCCCAAGACCGTAGAAAACTATATGAACAGGGCCTTGACCCTACTCAAAAAAGAATTGGAACATTTAGCTTGGCTCATCCTTGTTTACTTCTTTTAA
- a CDS encoding FecR family protein: MASIQEIWNKYKLGKADLNEKRKLIKAIDDEDAQLEDLLRTNWKKQKILKISSKEKNKAWNKLINSTSIKKQKVIKLYKYGIAASLAILVASAMLIYSSLYTTIEVHVASGEKIKEVILPDGSKVWINNASSISYPKRFDSDSRNLVLEGNAFFEVKKNPAKPFIVQTDGLSVKVLGTSFDVYNFKGESSTVSVKSGKVEVAHSGSNSKIVLVKNEQSRYDLGLKKLVKTTFDSKWIMAWKNDTLHFENLELGNAIKQIERKYGVRIICADPKLLQTRIRASYKSEPLDTVLNDLAFMTNFNFNIDNKKNEITLKPIPMDKN, translated from the coding sequence ATGGCATCCATTCAAGAGATTTGGAATAAATACAAGCTTGGAAAAGCTGACCTTAACGAAAAAAGAAAACTTATAAAGGCCATTGATGATGAAGATGCCCAATTAGAAGATCTTCTACGCACAAATTGGAAAAAACAAAAGATTTTAAAAATCAGTAGCAAGGAAAAGAACAAAGCATGGAATAAACTTATCAATAGTACCTCCATAAAAAAACAGAAGGTAATTAAGCTGTATAAATATGGCATAGCTGCTAGTCTGGCAATATTGGTCGCTTCTGCAATGCTCATCTATTCTTCCTTATATACTACGATAGAAGTGCATGTAGCTTCAGGCGAAAAAATCAAGGAGGTCATATTACCGGATGGTTCCAAGGTCTGGATAAACAATGCTTCTTCTATTTCCTATCCAAAAAGGTTTGATTCGGACTCCCGTAACCTAGTTTTAGAAGGCAACGCATTCTTTGAAGTGAAAAAGAACCCCGCAAAGCCCTTTATTGTACAAACCGATGGATTATCCGTAAAAGTATTGGGAACGTCTTTCGATGTATACAATTTTAAGGGCGAATCTTCTACGGTATCGGTAAAGAGCGGTAAGGTCGAAGTAGCACATTCAGGTTCAAATTCAAAAATAGTTTTGGTAAAAAATGAGCAATCAAGATATGACTTGGGGCTTAAAAAATTGGTCAAAACCACTTTTGATTCTAAATGGATCATGGCATGGAAAAATGATACGCTACATTTTGAAAATTTAGAATTAGGCAACGCCATAAAACAAATAGAACGCAAATATGGAGTGCGCATAATCTGCGCAGACCCCAAACTCTTGCAGACACGCATAAGGGCAAGTTACAAAAGTGAACCGCTTGATACCGTCTTAAACGATTTAGCTTTTATGACCAATTTCAATTTTAACATAGACAACAAAAAAAACGAGATAACACTTAAACCTATACCCATGGACAAAAACTGA
- a CDS encoding SusC/RagA family TonB-linked outer membrane protein, giving the protein MKTTNYGKRSIVIYKLYITLLFFSVSLHAQANNFDNPKISIEANDETIDKIFKNIESKTAFSFRYSEDILKDQRTFSFTYTNEPLKTILDDIGNKAGLIYKISGNNISVKKSNIQRTINGTVTDESGAPIPGVNVFVQGGQTGVVTDFDGNFSIEVTSGDVLVFSYIGFTAIEVQITDQTSLDIILKENVDQLQEVIVYGYGTATKEKFNGAVSKVETEKLNNFSSANFEQALSGNVAGVQVVGNGKNPGENSVIQIRGLNTLTAGTNPLIVVDGNPLSEGSSFSSINTQDIESINILKDAASAAIYGSRASNGVILITTKKGKSGDLKVTYDTYYGFQNRIDNFELADAYDTALFDFDARNFGYLSGGTGRSISDDNQTRDANGGGKRSRVQGFLQNYLNGEQGLTNTDWLDAVFRSAAQQNHYLNLSGGTDKTNYAVSFGYLDQENIIIDSDYKRYTSNIQLNSQISKRIRFGITSNVSLVNSNPTGERGWSAHDAGEGRQPDPAYAVVLMHPYYPIYNTDGTFAIANQIDDNNDNWDGPISENIIAKVGLSDFFERRLRVFGNTYLEIDIWDGIRFKTSFGGDYNTIFTEFFAPSNIGNYRTPVENSLTEAFENNNRRENYITENLLTYNKTFGKHNLDALLGFSYQEESRFNTRLESNNFADDNLRNIAGATNPSTEVERSKWALISYFSRLQYDFDGRYSLSASYRRDGSSRFGANTKFGEFASVSGGWTLSNESFFPSEGAISFAKLRASWGQTGNNQIGDFASIALVEPENYVIDGQLQAGSYTRTSPNPDLSWETNTALNLGIDLGFLNNKLLLTGEYYNSKTTDLLLQVPVPQQSGFTNSLQNIGELENKGFELEIKGNNFEFGDFRLGFNANITTNQNEVLALGDGPDVNSQIIESNGGMSFLTKVGGSIAEFYTYEIIGVYRNQEQLDAETITPFAGTEVGDYIVRDANGDGQITPDDRVSLGDYNPDFTYGFGFTVNYKGFDLSAQFTGIEGRKVADNMLYDAESGEGFFVPTQYYVDNYFNDRNPDGFFRRPDFSSFSSAGRITRASSLSVYDGDYFRLRSLQVGYNFQENITDYLGINSLRLYLTGNNIFNITNYRGYNSDGLDTSNNRTQTLTRGWINSTSPLTRFVALGLNVKF; this is encoded by the coding sequence ATGAAAACAACCAATTATGGCAAACGAAGTATTGTCATTTACAAACTTTACATAACCTTACTATTTTTTAGTGTTTCATTGCATGCCCAAGCCAACAATTTTGATAATCCAAAAATAAGTATCGAAGCAAACGATGAAACCATTGATAAGATATTCAAGAATATTGAAAGCAAGACGGCCTTCTCTTTTCGTTATTCTGAAGATATTCTCAAGGACCAACGTACATTCTCATTTACCTATACAAACGAACCACTTAAGACAATTCTTGATGACATTGGCAACAAAGCTGGTCTTATCTACAAAATCTCTGGCAACAACATCTCTGTAAAAAAATCCAATATACAGCGCACCATCAACGGAACAGTAACAGATGAATCTGGCGCCCCAATACCGGGAGTCAATGTTTTTGTGCAAGGAGGACAAACCGGTGTAGTCACCGACTTTGATGGAAACTTCAGTATTGAGGTCACCTCTGGTGACGTACTCGTCTTTTCTTACATTGGCTTTACAGCAATCGAAGTCCAAATTACTGATCAAACCAGTTTGGACATTATCCTAAAAGAAAATGTGGATCAGCTGCAAGAAGTCATTGTATATGGCTACGGAACGGCAACTAAGGAGAAATTCAACGGTGCCGTTTCAAAAGTGGAGACCGAAAAACTGAACAACTTCTCTTCGGCCAACTTTGAACAGGCGCTATCCGGTAACGTTGCTGGGGTACAGGTCGTGGGTAATGGAAAAAACCCGGGAGAGAATTCTGTTATCCAAATTCGGGGATTGAATACACTGACCGCGGGAACCAATCCATTGATTGTTGTAGATGGCAATCCACTATCTGAAGGCTCTTCATTCAGCTCGATCAATACTCAAGATATTGAATCCATTAATATTTTAAAAGATGCAGCATCGGCTGCAATTTATGGTTCACGAGCATCCAATGGGGTTATTTTAATAACTACTAAAAAAGGAAAGTCAGGAGATTTAAAAGTGACCTATGACACCTATTACGGTTTTCAGAATCGAATCGACAATTTTGAATTGGCTGATGCTTATGATACAGCTCTTTTTGATTTTGATGCTAGAAACTTTGGCTATCTCTCGGGAGGGACTGGTAGAAGCATCTCTGATGATAACCAGACCCGAGACGCAAACGGAGGTGGAAAGCGTAGTAGGGTACAAGGATTTCTTCAAAACTACCTCAATGGAGAACAAGGTCTGACAAACACAGATTGGCTCGATGCAGTTTTTAGAAGTGCGGCACAACAAAACCATTACCTGAATTTGAGTGGAGGAACGGACAAAACAAATTATGCGGTTTCTTTCGGCTATCTAGACCAGGAAAATATTATTATCGACTCTGATTATAAGCGCTATACCAGTAACATCCAATTAAACTCCCAAATAAGCAAGCGTATCCGTTTTGGAATTACATCGAATGTTTCTTTGGTAAATTCCAACCCAACTGGCGAAAGAGGTTGGTCTGCACATGATGCCGGAGAAGGAAGACAACCTGACCCGGCCTATGCCGTGGTGTTGATGCATCCATACTATCCAATCTACAATACGGATGGAACTTTCGCAATTGCCAATCAAATAGATGACAACAATGATAATTGGGATGGTCCCATTTCTGAAAATATCATCGCAAAAGTCGGTCTGTCCGATTTTTTTGAGCGTCGTTTGCGGGTTTTTGGAAACACTTATCTGGAGATAGATATTTGGGATGGCATACGATTCAAAACTTCTTTTGGTGGAGACTACAATACAATTTTTACGGAATTCTTTGCCCCATCCAATATCGGTAATTATAGAACCCCTGTAGAGAACAGCCTAACAGAAGCATTTGAAAACAATAACAGAAGGGAAAATTATATCACTGAAAATTTATTGACCTACAATAAAACTTTCGGAAAACACAATCTTGATGCACTACTCGGATTTAGTTATCAGGAGGAAAGTCGTTTTAATACTAGGTTGGAGAGCAACAACTTTGCAGATGACAACTTACGTAACATCGCCGGTGCTACAAATCCCTCTACCGAAGTAGAACGAAGCAAATGGGCATTGATATCCTATTTTAGTCGATTACAATATGATTTTGATGGAAGATATTCGCTTTCGGCATCTTATAGAAGGGATGGTTCATCTCGATTTGGCGCAAACACAAAGTTTGGGGAATTTGCTTCCGTATCGGGGGGTTGGACATTGAGCAATGAAAGCTTCTTTCCTTCAGAAGGAGCAATAAGCTTTGCAAAGCTAAGGGCGAGTTGGGGGCAGACCGGTAACAATCAAATAGGTGATTTTGCATCCATAGCTTTAGTAGAGCCAGAAAATTATGTGATTGATGGTCAACTACAAGCAGGTTCGTACACCCGTACTTCCCCTAATCCTGATTTGTCTTGGGAAACCAATACAGCTCTTAACCTAGGTATTGACTTAGGGTTTTTGAACAATAAACTATTATTAACGGGCGAATACTATAATTCAAAAACCACGGACCTTCTATTACAGGTACCTGTTCCGCAACAATCTGGGTTTACCAACTCGCTTCAGAACATTGGAGAATTGGAAAACAAAGGTTTTGAACTGGAAATTAAAGGGAACAATTTTGAGTTTGGAGATTTTAGATTAGGGTTTAACGCAAATATTACCACCAACCAAAATGAAGTATTGGCGTTGGGCGATGGTCCGGACGTAAATAGTCAAATCATTGAAAGTAATGGCGGCATGAGCTTTTTGACCAAAGTAGGTGGAAGCATTGCTGAATTTTACACATACGAAATCATTGGAGTATACAGAAACCAAGAGCAGTTGGATGCAGAGACCATTACGCCCTTTGCGGGGACAGAGGTCGGTGATTATATCGTAAGAGATGCTAATGGAGATGGTCAAATTACTCCAGACGATAGGGTCTCTTTGGGAGATTACAACCCAGATTTTACGTATGGTTTTGGATTTACGGTAAACTACAAGGGTTTTGACCTTAGTGCACAATTTACCGGTATAGAAGGAAGAAAAGTTGCTGATAATATGCTCTATGATGCGGAAAGTGGCGAAGGCTTTTTCGTTCCAACGCAATATTACGTTGACAATTATTTCAATGATAGAAATCCTGATGGCTTTTTCAGAAGACCTGATTTCTCTAGTTTTTCTTCAGCAGGAAGAATTACAAGAGCTTCTAGTCTTTCGGTTTATGACGGAGATTATTTTCGACTGAGAAGTCTTCAAGTAGGGTACAATTTTCAGGAAAATATTACGGATTATTTAGGAATAAATTCTCTTAGACTTTACCTAACAGGGAACAATATTTTTAACATCACCAATTATAGAGGGTACAATTCCGATGGATTGGATACTTCGAACAATAGAACACAAACCCTTACAAGAGGCTGGATCAATTCCACAAGTCCATTGACACGGTTTGTGGCTCTTGGACTAAACGTAAAATTTTAA